From one Gemmatimonadaceae bacterium genomic stretch:
- a CDS encoding alpha/beta hydrolase produces MRLPSFARCAVAALLAAVAGLQAAPAQSLFPPPVPYRDSIVARIRDLRKISTPEGIDTLQRLSIDGSQQWISIRGLNRDNPILLFIHGGPGAPMMGSAWAYQGPWEDYFTVVHWEQRGVGKNHVDADTTALAPTMSVERMVTDAEAVVAQLRRQFGRDKIVVMGFSFGSEIGMRLVKRRPEWVSAYVGVGQVAAGDIETPVYNRVMEIARQRGDDSTLKALQALAPYPSVGGPTPLQHIIAVRRAARVYNGGWYGRPDFRLWFALPDWAPEYTAAEVEAFMRGVRWGGEQLAARTVSLDLSDLGREFRVPIIILQGRYDLHTPYESARQYFGTIRSPHKRFITFERSAHYPMFEESGRFLLTLVQEVLPLTTERAVFPVLP; encoded by the coding sequence ATGCGCCTTCCATCATTTGCCCGATGCGCGGTGGCCGCGCTCCTGGCCGCAGTCGCCGGACTACAAGCCGCGCCGGCCCAGTCGCTCTTCCCCCCGCCGGTTCCGTATCGCGACTCGATCGTCGCGCGCATCCGCGACCTGCGTAAGATCAGCACCCCGGAAGGCATCGACACGCTGCAGCGGCTGTCCATCGACGGCAGCCAGCAGTGGATCTCGATCCGCGGGCTCAATCGCGACAACCCGATCCTGCTCTTCATCCATGGTGGTCCAGGGGCGCCGATGATGGGCTCGGCCTGGGCCTATCAGGGGCCATGGGAGGACTACTTCACCGTCGTCCACTGGGAGCAGCGCGGTGTCGGCAAGAACCACGTGGACGCGGACACCACGGCGCTCGCGCCGACGATGTCGGTCGAGCGCATGGTGACCGACGCCGAGGCGGTGGTGGCGCAGCTGCGTCGCCAGTTCGGTCGCGACAAGATCGTCGTGATGGGATTCTCGTTCGGCAGCGAGATCGGCATGCGCCTGGTCAAGCGTCGCCCGGAGTGGGTATCAGCCTATGTGGGCGTGGGGCAGGTCGCGGCCGGTGACATCGAGACGCCGGTCTACAACCGGGTCATGGAGATCGCCCGGCAGCGCGGCGACGACTCGACACTGAAGGCCCTGCAGGCGCTGGCGCCATACCCCAGCGTCGGCGGGCCGACACCGCTGCAGCACATCATCGCCGTGCGCCGCGCCGCGCGCGTCTACAACGGGGGCTGGTACGGGCGCCCCGACTTCAGGCTCTGGTTCGCGCTGCCTGACTGGGCACCGGAGTACACCGCGGCCGAGGTCGAGGCGTTCATGCGCGGCGTCCGCTGGGGGGGCGAGCAGCTCGCCGCCAGGACCGTCTCCCTCGACCTGAGTGACCTCGGGCGGGAGTTCAGGGTCCCCATCATCATCCTGCAGGGGCGCTACGACCTGCACACGCCGTATGAGTCCGCCCGGCAATACTTCGGGACGATCCGGTCACCGCACAAGCGGTTCATCACCTTCGAGCGGAGTGCGCACTACCCGATGTTCGAGGAGTCGGGTCGCTTCCTGCTGACACTGGTGCAGGAAGTGCTGCCGTTGACGACGGAGCGGGCGGTGTTTCCGGTGCTGCCGTAG
- a CDS encoding serine hydrolase, which translates to MNRLLALGLLAACAAPDRIAAQARAIGTPALASSPALTALADSMARGDLGYVDALHVARKGVPLLSRTFPRSYAGIYPMKAPPGAYNYQDPDWHPFHQRRTLHTLQSVTKSIVSLVYGVAITRKDVATIDQPIAPFLPSHADAFRDSLRKQITIRHLLTMTSGIRWPEGGGYGSDDDITQRMENSADWVSMVLAQPMDTVPGTAYHYNDGAAALLAEVFRGATGVDLQVYAAQHLFAPLGIARFHWKGSSGGLTDSEGGLYLEPADLSKLGQLMLDQGMWNGTRLVSAEWVAESVRGQRPTAAGKAAPRVNYGLMWWTVGAGVLQDPRAYFGWGYGGQYVFVFPESRTVAVLYQWMFDGKEIQPIAFARRIEAAIAAMP; encoded by the coding sequence ATGAACCGACTTCTCGCACTGGGACTGCTCGCCGCTTGCGCCGCCCCTGACCGGATCGCTGCGCAGGCGCGCGCGATCGGCACGCCGGCGCTTGCGTCATCGCCGGCACTGACGGCGCTGGCAGACTCCATGGCGCGCGGCGACCTGGGCTACGTGGATGCCCTGCACGTGGCGCGCAAGGGCGTGCCGCTGCTTTCGCGGACCTTCCCGCGGAGCTACGCCGGTATCTACCCGATGAAGGCGCCACCCGGCGCGTACAACTATCAGGACCCGGACTGGCATCCCTTCCATCAGCGCCGCACGCTGCACACCCTGCAATCGGTGACCAAGAGCATCGTCTCGCTGGTGTACGGCGTGGCGATCACGCGGAAGGACGTCGCCACCATCGACCAACCGATCGCGCCCTTCCTCCCGTCGCACGCTGACGCGTTCCGTGATTCACTGCGAAAGCAGATCACCATCCGTCACCTGTTGACGATGACCTCCGGCATCCGCTGGCCCGAGGGCGGCGGGTACGGCAGTGACGACGACATCACGCAGCGCATGGAGAACAGCGCCGACTGGGTCTCGATGGTCCTCGCACAGCCGATGGACACGGTCCCAGGCACGGCGTACCACTACAACGATGGTGCCGCGGCACTGCTGGCCGAGGTGTTCCGTGGCGCGACCGGCGTGGACCTGCAGGTGTATGCTGCGCAACACCTGTTCGCCCCGCTGGGCATCGCGCGCTTTCACTGGAAGGGCTCATCCGGTGGGCTGACCGATTCCGAGGGCGGCCTGTACCTCGAGCCAGCCGACCTTTCGAAGCTCGGCCAGCTGATGCTCGATCAGGGCATGTGGAACGGCACGAGACTCGTGAGCGCGGAGTGGGTGGCCGAGTCCGTGCGCGGACAGCGGCCGACCGCGGCGGGGAAGGCGGCACCGCGGGTGAACTACGGGTTGATGTGGTGGACCGTCGGCGCAGGCGTGCTGCAGGACCCGCGGGCGTATTTCGGCTGGGGATATGGCGGCCAGTATGTCTTCGTCTTCCCGGAGTCGCGCACGGTGGCGGTGCTGTACCAGTGGATGTTCGACGGGAAGGAGATACAACCGATCGCGTTCGCGCGTCGCATCGAGGCGGCGATTGCGGCCATGCCGTGA